Proteins from one Hydrogenophaga sp. SL48 genomic window:
- a CDS encoding ABC transporter ATP-binding protein, which yields MDLLSGKGIVKRFGSLAVLHGVDISIRRGEALGVVGPNGAGKTTLFGVLAGTLPASEGQVFFEGQDITAWPAATRCRHGIARTHQVPRPFLGMSVLENTLVAAQHGAALRGAAALKQAQDALDRVGLGALAARPTATLGLLDRKRLELARTLATQPTVLLLDEIGGGLTEGELHQLVNLIGTLRDDGLTIVWIEHVLHALLRVIDRLVCMDAGAVLAEGTPNEVMANPLVMSAYLGGVAA from the coding sequence ATGGATCTCTTGAGCGGTAAAGGCATCGTCAAGCGCTTCGGCAGCCTGGCCGTGTTGCACGGGGTGGACATCAGCATCCGGCGCGGTGAGGCGCTGGGCGTGGTGGGGCCCAATGGGGCGGGCAAGACCACGCTGTTTGGTGTGCTGGCGGGCACGCTGCCGGCCAGCGAGGGCCAGGTGTTTTTTGAAGGGCAGGACATCACCGCCTGGCCTGCGGCGACACGCTGCCGCCACGGCATTGCGCGCACCCACCAGGTGCCGCGCCCCTTCCTGGGCATGTCGGTGCTCGAGAACACGCTGGTGGCCGCACAACATGGCGCGGCCTTGCGCGGTGCGGCGGCGCTGAAGCAGGCGCAAGACGCGCTGGACCGCGTGGGTCTGGGCGCGCTGGCGGCGCGACCCACCGCCACGCTGGGCCTGCTCGATCGCAAGCGCCTGGAGCTCGCCCGCACCCTGGCCACGCAGCCCACCGTGTTGCTGCTCGACGAGATCGGCGGCGGGCTCACCGAAGGGGAGCTGCACCAGCTCGTGAACCTCATCGGCACGCTGCGCGACGACGGCCTGACCATCGTCTGGATCGAACACGTGCTGCACGCGCTGCTGCGCGTGATCGACCGCCTGGTCTGCATGGACGCCGGGGCCGTGCTGGCCGAAGGCACACCCAACGAGGTGATGGCCAACCCGCTGGTGATGAGCGCCTACCTTGGGGGTGTCGCTGCATGA
- a CDS encoding ABC transporter substrate-binding protein: MNKTQTTFDRREVLRAGVATAAGAALPMLARAQSDTLRIGVVSPTSGPLGIFGEGDGHVLELVRKNVAGGIDAGGNRLKVEFIHKDTQSNPVRAAQVAKELINSDKVDLVLSTSTPETVNPVADACEAAGIPALSTTSPWEAFYFGRGAKPGEPSPFKWTYHFSFGVGNFAKLYTDQWSQVATNKKVGMLLPADADGNAIRGLLIPALQKAGFTVVDAGPYQNGVADFSAQIALFKKEGVEIFNTFPFPPDFAVFWRQAAQRGLAQQVKIVQMAKAGLFAAELDALGTLGHGLHAGAYWHRSFPFQSSATGLSCAQLADSYEKASGKAWNQQLGATASLFDAALAAVRACPNPKDRAAMAKSLSTLKTETAVGLVDFSAGPVPNCTPTGLVGVQWVRAKPGSKAKFDIEIVSNADHPRVAVTAKMSAYAMGKA, translated from the coding sequence ATGAACAAAACACAAACGACCTTCGACCGCCGCGAGGTGTTGCGCGCGGGTGTGGCCACCGCTGCTGGCGCGGCGCTGCCCATGCTGGCACGCGCCCAGAGCGACACGCTGCGCATCGGCGTGGTCAGCCCCACCTCGGGCCCGCTGGGCATTTTTGGTGAGGGCGACGGCCATGTGCTGGAGCTGGTGCGCAAGAACGTGGCGGGCGGCATCGACGCCGGCGGCAATCGCCTCAAGGTGGAGTTCATCCACAAGGACACGCAGTCCAACCCGGTGCGCGCCGCGCAGGTGGCCAAGGAGTTGATCAACAGCGACAAGGTCGACCTGGTGCTCTCGACCTCCACGCCCGAGACCGTGAACCCGGTGGCCGACGCCTGCGAGGCCGCGGGCATTCCGGCGCTGTCCACCACCTCGCCGTGGGAGGCGTTCTACTTCGGTCGCGGCGCCAAGCCCGGCGAGCCTTCGCCGTTCAAGTGGACCTACCACTTCTCCTTCGGCGTGGGCAACTTCGCCAAGCTCTACACCGACCAGTGGAGCCAGGTCGCCACCAACAAGAAGGTGGGCATGCTGCTGCCGGCCGACGCCGACGGCAACGCGATCCGCGGCCTGCTGATCCCGGCGCTGCAGAAGGCCGGCTTCACGGTGGTCGACGCCGGCCCGTACCAGAACGGCGTGGCCGACTTCTCGGCGCAGATCGCGCTGTTCAAGAAGGAAGGCGTGGAGATCTTCAACACCTTCCCTTTCCCGCCCGACTTCGCGGTGTTCTGGCGCCAGGCGGCGCAGCGCGGCCTGGCGCAGCAGGTGAAGATCGTGCAGATGGCCAAGGCCGGTCTGTTCGCGGCCGAGCTGGACGCGCTGGGCACGCTGGGCCACGGCCTGCACGCCGGCGCCTACTGGCACCGCAGCTTCCCGTTCCAGTCGTCGGCCACCGGCCTGTCGTGCGCGCAGCTCGCCGACAGCTATGAGAAGGCCAGCGGCAAGGCCTGGAACCAGCAGCTCGGCGCCACCGCCTCGCTGTTCGACGCCGCGCTGGCCGCCGTGCGCGCCTGCCCCAACCCCAAGGACCGCGCTGCGATGGCGAAGTCGCTGTCCACGCTGAAAACCGAGACCGCCGTGGGCCTGGTGGACTTCAGCGCCGGCCCGGTGCCCAACTGCACCCCCACCGGTCTGGTGGGCGTGCAGTGGGTGCGCGCCAAGCCGGGCTCCAAGGCCAAGTTCGACATCGAGATCGTGTCCAACGCGGACCACCCGCGCGTGGCGGTGACGGCAAAGATGAGTGCCTACGCGATGGGCAAGGCCTGA
- a CDS encoding benzaldehyde dehydrogenase has protein sequence MGVSENPVWLDSRLTSGKAFDGTWSTALASVRDVKEPATGQVLSQVGIASAADMRAAIGRAHAAQPAWAAMGPRERSAVFHRAAAIFQQHFAELALTIARETGGILPKGQHEVNESITLCHLAAALPMQAQGQVLPAAAGRLSFARRVPHGVVGVISPFNFPLILSLRAVAPALALGNAVVLKPDTRTPVSGGFIIARVFEEAGLPAGVLQVLPGDAEAGEALVVDPRVPMIAFTGSPAVGRRIGALAGEHLKKVSLELGGANNLIVLEDADLDAAASAAAFGAWFHQGQICMAANRILVHESIAEGFKARMVGKATHLPVGDGASGQVALGPMIDAKQLKHFDDVIQDSIKQGAVLEAGGTYEGLCYKPTVLSGVKPGIRSFDEEPFGPVVNLVTFSTDDEAVQLANTSQGGLAAAVISPSIGRALAIGQRLRAGMVHINDQTVCDECTNPFGGPGIGGNGGSVGGPADIDEYTQWQWITVKDAPPPFPF, from the coding sequence ATGGGTGTTTCCGAAAATCCGGTCTGGCTCGACAGCCGCCTCACGTCGGGCAAAGCCTTCGACGGCACATGGTCCACCGCACTCGCCAGCGTGCGCGATGTGAAGGAACCGGCCACGGGCCAGGTGCTCTCGCAAGTGGGCATCGCCAGCGCGGCCGACATGCGCGCCGCCATCGGCCGTGCGCATGCGGCCCAACCCGCCTGGGCCGCCATGGGTCCGCGCGAACGCTCGGCCGTGTTCCACCGCGCCGCCGCGATCTTTCAGCAGCACTTCGCGGAGCTGGCACTGACCATCGCCCGCGAAACCGGCGGCATCCTGCCCAAGGGACAACACGAGGTGAACGAGTCCATCACCTTGTGCCACCTCGCCGCAGCCCTGCCCATGCAGGCCCAGGGCCAGGTGTTGCCCGCCGCGGCCGGCCGCTTGTCGTTTGCACGGCGCGTGCCGCACGGCGTGGTGGGTGTGATCTCGCCGTTCAACTTCCCGCTGATCCTGAGCCTGCGCGCGGTGGCCCCGGCGCTGGCGCTGGGCAACGCGGTGGTGCTCAAGCCCGACACGCGCACCCCCGTGAGCGGCGGTTTCATCATCGCCCGCGTGTTCGAGGAGGCCGGCCTGCCCGCCGGTGTGCTGCAGGTGCTGCCCGGCGACGCCGAAGCCGGCGAGGCGCTGGTGGTCGACCCACGCGTGCCCATGATCGCCTTCACCGGCTCGCCCGCCGTGGGCCGGCGCATCGGCGCACTGGCCGGTGAACACCTGAAGAAGGTGTCGCTGGAGCTGGGCGGTGCCAACAACCTGATCGTGCTGGAAGACGCCGACCTCGACGCCGCCGCCAGTGCCGCCGCGTTCGGCGCCTGGTTCCACCAGGGCCAGATCTGCATGGCGGCCAACCGCATCCTGGTGCACGAGTCCATCGCCGAAGGCTTCAAGGCGCGCATGGTCGGCAAGGCCACGCACCTGCCGGTGGGCGACGGCGCCAGCGGTCAGGTGGCCCTGGGCCCAATGATCGACGCCAAGCAACTGAAGCATTTCGATGACGTGATTCAGGACAGCATCAAGCAAGGTGCCGTGCTTGAAGCCGGCGGCACCTACGAGGGCCTTTGCTACAAGCCCACCGTGCTCTCGGGCGTGAAGCCCGGCATCCGCTCGTTCGACGAAGAGCCCTTCGGCCCGGTGGTCAACCTGGTCACCTTCAGCACCGACGACGAGGCCGTGCAACTGGCCAACACCAGCCAGGGTGGCCTGGCCGCTGCGGTGATCAGCCCCTCGATCGGCCGCGCCCTGGCCATCGGCCAGCGCCTGCGCGCCGGCATGGTCCACATCAACGACCAGACCGTTTGCGACGAGTGCACCAACCCCTTCGGCGGCCCCGGCATCGGTGGCAACGGCGGCAGCGTGGGCGGCCCGGCCGACATCGACGAGTACACGCAGTGGCAGTGGATCACCGTCAAGGACGCGCCACCACCGTTTCCTTTTTAA